The window GTTGATCCCGAGGTCGACGGCGCGCTCGATGATCTCGCGGCTCTCCTCCTCGTCGAGCACCCACTCGCGCCACTCGGGGGTCCCGAAGCTCATACAGCCGAGGCAGATGCGGCTGACCTCCATGCCGGTCGCGCCGAGGGTGGTGTACTCCATACGATGCCGGGCGGTCGGCAGCGGCAAAAAGGTCCGCCGACGTGTCCACGCGGCGACAGTCGAGGCGGGCTACAGGCCCTCGGGCTCGACCCGCTCGACGTAGCGGCGGGCCAGCGCGTACAGCGCGGCCGCGGCGACGGCGTAGCCGGCGACGTGGGCGTAGGTGAGCGCGGTCGGACTGTCGACGGCGAGCTTCGCGGCGGTCGTGGCCGGGTGCTCCGGGAGCAACACGGCGGCGCCGAACACGACCAGCGTCCCCACCGAGTAGAGCAACTGGGCGGGCCGCCGCCGGCCCGTCCGGAGGCCGAGGACGACGCCGATGACCACCGTCAGCGTCGCGACCGCGGTGACGAACGCGAGCAGCACGAGCGGGTGGGCGACGTCGATGCCGTTGAACCGCAGCAGCAGGATCCACAGTGCGGCCTGTGCGGGCGCGAGCAGGACCATCGCCAGCGACTTGCCGTCGACGACGTCGACGAGCGACACCGGCGCGGCCCGCAGCAGCTCCAGGGTCCCGCGTTCGATCTCCTCGGTCACCGCGTCGACGGCGACAGAGCCGCTGATGAACGGCGGGAGGAACAGTAGCAGGGGGAGGAGAACGGTGTATGTGAACCCGAAGTACGGGCTGCCGTCGCCCGCCGGCGGTAGCGGGACCGGCGAGGTCCCGAGGTGGTCGACGCGCTCGAACCGCTCCTGGCGCTCCAGGGTCTGGAGCACCTGGCGGACCTGGACGACCACGAGCGTCGTGCGGAGGCCGCCGTCCGGTGCCGTCGCTCGCACCCGTAGTATTCTCCCCTCACCGTCCGGCGCGTCGGCGTAGGACCCCGACAGTATCGCGTGGACGCGACCCGACCGGAAGGCCGTCCG of the Halomicrobium salinisoli genome contains:
- a CDS encoding ABC transporter permease, with product MADPRLAIARRDLAGLRREKTIVLALLIQLFVAAFSSFLVVGLTSMYDPSSVESGGVEMAVTGEAQDELIAAAGEHGSVEAVPVEDADAARTAFRSGRVHAILSGSYADAPDGEGRILRVRATAPDGGLRTTLVVVQVRQVLQTLERQERFERVDHLGTSPVPLPPAGDGSPYFGFTYTVLLPLLLFLPPFISGSVAVDAVTEEIERGTLELLRAAPVSLVDVVDGKSLAMVLLAPAQAALWILLLRFNGIDVAHPLVLLAFVTAVATLTVVIGVVLGLRTGRRRPAQLLYSVGTLVVFGAAVLLPEHPATTAAKLAVDSPTALTYAHVAGYAVAAAALYALARRYVERVEPEGL